AAAATCAAGGGTTGCACCGCTGAAAAGATTGACCATACCTCGCCTGGAGCTTCAAGGTACAGTCTTGGCCTCCCGACTGTGTAAGACCATTGTGGACGAATCCCGTTTCCAATTTGAGAAAGTTATCCTTTTCCTGGATAGCAAGATAGTTCTAGCATGGATCCGTAGCGAGGCTAGGagatttaaaccgtttgtatcAGTCAGAGTTGGTGAGATCCAAACCAACACAGACCCTTCCCAGTGGAAACATATTCCTGGAGAGATGAATGTAGCTGACGATGTTTCTCGTGGCATGCCAGTACGAAATTTGGTTGAGAGGTGGCAACATGGACCTAAGTTTCTTCGCTTGCCTGAAAATGAGTGGCCACAAGATTCGTCAACCAATGACCAACCCAAGGTTGAAGACGAATGCCGCAAAGTTCACAAAGTTTGTGTTCAGACCAAAGTAGAACATCCTATCAATTGCCAAAAGTTCTCAAGCTGGAGAAAGCTAGTCAGAGTCACCGCTTACATACTAAGGCTAATTTGGAACCTGCGAGCACAACGCCACAACAAAACACACCCAGAGGTAAATAGCATGAAACCTAAAGAGGGTCCCTTATTGCCCAAAGAGTTACAGGAAGCAGAGCATCATTGGATCAAAGAAAGTCAGAAACGCCTGAGTGACCGCCTCAAAAAAGGTGAATTGAAAACGTTCAGCCCATACAAAGATTCTGATGGCATCGTCCGAGTAGGTGGTCGAGTAGACAAAGCCTTAGTCTCGTATGAGACCAGACATCCCGCATTACTTCCGAGAGAACACTGGATATCTCTTCTCATAACACGCCAGGTACACCAATGTGGGCACTCAGTAGTAGCAGCAACAGTAGCGAAGACAAGAAGAAGGTTCTGGATCCTTAAAGCCCACGATCTTGCCAAATCAGTAAAGTTTCGATGCGTGTTCTGCCGTGAAATGCAAGCGAAGGCTGAATCTCAAGTTATGGCTGAATTACCTGTATGCCGTCTGGCACCTTTCACACCGCCGTTTTATTACACGTCCTGCGATTACTTTGGCCCGTACCATGTTAAAGTTGGTCGTAACAAATCAACCAAGTACTATGGAGTCATTTTTACTTGTTTGTACACTAGAGCAGTTCACCTGGAGCTTGCAGTAGACAGCTCAACCATGGAATTTATTCTAGTACTCCGAAGATTCTTCTCCGTGAGAGGGCAACCCAGCCTAATAATAAGCGACAATGGATCCCAGTTCATTGGAGCAGAGCGACTGTTGAAGGAATTGATCAAAGGATGGGACATCGAGTAACTGAGTGAATTCTCAGAAGAGAAGGGGATTAAATGGCAATTTACGACACCGGCATCTCCACATCAGAACGAATGTGCGGAAGCGTTGGTGAAGAGCTGCAAAATGGCCCTAAAGAAAGCTATTGACGAGCAAGTGTTTACACCCTTTAAGTTGTATACGTGCCTGTTGGAAGTGGCGAGCCTCGTTAATCAACGTCCAATTGGGCGCATTCCAAACGACCCTGATGATGGATCATACCTTTGTCCGAATGACATACTGCTTGGACGATCATCGTCTCACGTGCGACAAGGCCCATTCAGAGAAACCAAGAATCCACGTCTCCGAGTTGAATTTGTTCAGAAGATTGTGGACTCGTTTTGGAAGCGGTGGACAAGGGATGTGTTTCCGTCGTTGATTCCACGAAAGAAATGGAACGCAGAGAAACGAAATGTTCGAGTAGACGACTTTGTGATAGTTCAAACTCCGAATGCAATTCGTGGAAACTGGAACATCGGTCGAATCGTAGACGTCTACCCTGGACAAGATGGCAAAGTCCGAAACGTCAGAGTAAAGACCACTGCTGGAGTGTACGACAGACCGGTTACAAACATTGCAGTGCTACACCCCGCAGAAGGTTACGAGTAAAGATGAGGAACACTCCCTCATCGGGGTGGAGTGTGTGTCGCTGaacattcagctttgtttttatgAATTTGGTTAAACGCGCGCGctccacttgaatttatatgtTGCAACGCTCGTCGCGTAGAGCGtttgatttaaggacggtgcctactattgttattgcgcacacgttctgcgcatctcgagatactcggatttcctatgggtgatgcttactaatacagggatatttttgcgcggtttaaaactatccggaaaaactagatcttagtaagtactctttgtatccaaaaagaaaattgggggtaaccatgcatttttgagagataattaagcttcaatttgagaaagaaagtcatacattgctttgtattttaaagctttttacaaagattattcatcaattatctttgaaaaatgcgtggttacccccaattttctttttggattttaataacacttgttaagatctacatttcctacataatcacacaccggggcaaaactatctttaattagtaggcaccatccttaaagtCGCGTAatctaagattttcagttgtgcaGAAACAACCAAGCTAACCAGTTGTTCATCATGTTTGCTAGCCAGTTATTGTAATTGCTAACCAGTGATTCGCTACAGTTTTACCGGACTGTTTGCTACAGCGTACGTCAATTACGGAGACAGtcaagaagtaagttttcagttagtttctaagtttattttctgtttctcttgaacatttgtaaggccgagtgccaacgcaatttctttgtattttagatcgaattgtcttgttaaattaaTACGGTTCTTTCTCCGTATTGGCGTGTTTGGTCTCTTGTTTAACGGAACACAACATTAGCACTTAGTACTTAGCATTAGTACTTAGTACTACACTATCaagacaaccatgctggcaacatggctgattgatcacttagtgtgtggcatttacgtgggactccctaatgggccagttttctatgtgataacgctagatcaacatgtgattcacaggcggacaagggtaattaatttaaagagtcagttaagtaggtcccttgagccaacaacgtatcacccccaggaggatcgcaaatggattcacagtccaagttgaggagaaattgagagaaagttacaggaaactcaacactggacaacttctggggaaaactgtaattgccctgagcgggatttgaacccacgtccccctgatcactagtcgggtgtgatgaccactacactatcaagacaaccatgctggcaacatggctgattgctcacttagtgtgtggcatttacgtgggactccctaatgggccagttttctatgtaataacgctggatcaacatgtgattcacaggcggacaagggtaattaatttaaagagtcagttagatagatcccttgagccaacaacgtatcacccccaggaggatcgcaaatggattcacagtccaagttgaggagaaattgagagaaagttactggaaactcaacactggacaacttctggggaaaactgtaccTGTGCCTTTGACGACGCCTTTTTGTAATTCTGGTGGGTGGCACGAGGAGAAGTGCCTGTGTTGAAATGCTTCAGTAGGTTTGAAGTGCGTGCGCACATCAAGGACTGAATTGCTCTTGAAACTTTCGCCTTTGTAAATGCCAGTGTTTGTATCCAGAAATGTCGTTTCTGTATCTGAAATTTCagctgtaaatttaattgttgggTGGTGTTTGCTTGAATTGTTCAATGAACTGCATTATCTCTTCTCTGTTTTTACTTTCAAACCACATAATATCATGTAGGTCGCGAACAGCGATGCCGGTGCTCGGTGTTGTCcgtcattttaaaaaaaccagAGTATAATTTAGCCCTATGCGCTACAGCATAAGATGGGTTGTCTCTCATATACCGGGCTCCGAAATAGTGAACAGAGGCTGCAGAGGGGACAGAGGGTACAAAGCTACAGAGGCACAGAGTGTACTCTGAAAAGCAGACTCTGGGGCGGAGATTGcacataatcctgaagttcgaactttttatttttcttcttcacTTCAGGTGTATAATAACTGCAGACTGCCAAGACATTAATTTCACCACAATTATCTTCTCTCGGGTAATGTTAAGAAAGCTGCTAAGTCTACATACAGTTTCTTTCCAACAATCCGACAACTGCAGAGGACTTCTTCAATAATTGCAATCATCAGCAAGTTCTTTAGAAAGCAAACGGAGATCGGCAACACGACTtcccgatagcgcggtttcactttcactctcggaCTGAAATGATACTTTAGCAACAGATTCAGCAGATTCTTTTGCAAGTGTCTAAAAAATTTTCCGTTCTGCtttttactgctgtgctctgaaatctcatcctctgtctaacgcatctcaacacatcttatGTTTCGTATCATGTAATCGGTTTCTCTATTCATACACTAATCCCTTTAGTCTCAACATTGCAACATAGCAGAGGAGCAAAGAGTTGTACTATGCTCATACAGGTGCTCGAACTCAGACCCTCAAGGTCtgtagtcctgtgtcttcacaaCTATACTTAAACGACGAACATGCTGAACTCagcacagttcttttcattaatatttaatttactTCTGTGTACTAAgccaattgatatccatgtataataaggaaaactaatcctaacctgaccctaagttttctctaggcttaatttagttccaaaaaaaaaagtttattgaATTAATCTgggtgcgtattcaacctacaatcttggacaaaactcgttgggaaaatgtgatgctctaatttgtctgtgtgataaagagtaaattcttcctactttccctcctccccccattccaatgttgttttaaaaagcgaccaaaggtttgcacagtattttgcatcacattatcaacattggtatggagggaaggggggaggaccaatatattttgtgagtgcgtgccaaatgatgcttaggctagaatttttcccaagagttttgtccaagattgcaggtcaaatgaggatcaccaatgtaacctaggtaaaaacggattcaacctgagaacggattttaccggcaacatatataaACTGCTAGAAGCCCAATGGAGCCTCCTTAATATTAAACTACTGGAATAGTGAAATTAGACTTTTGTGGAAACTGGCGACAATTTCTAGGCAGGTCCTTTTCATGGAGGTCTAAATAAAGCTAGATAGATAGGAAAGTTTGAAACACCCTCTTTGTCTTCATGCAATGTTTAATTTTTGTCGTCGTTTGTTTCACAGCAACGGATTTCCGTGACTTATATAAAGAATAGgagtaaaattgaaaaattaaagagGAAACTTACCGAGAGCACACTGGACTGTTAGGGCTACTATCAGAAAGGCTATCAGACAAATCACTCGATTCATTTGTAATCTGTCGAAcaaccaaaatgaaaaaaaaaaaaaaagaaaaaaacattagtAAACTTAGGTCAGTCTTGTTTTCACAAGGACTATAGTGGTTATTAATTAGTACTGTTCACTCTGTGTGTGCGATgttttaatagttttcacttttaTAGTTATACAAATATCAGGAACGATTATGAGTCCCCCCTGAATTTTAAGCCTGTTTCCattaaaatgatgtaaaatctATAGTTAGTCATACTACGTTGTTAGTTCAATGCTGAGCCTTGTTAAAGTGGCAGCGCAGTCGTGGGAACAATAGATAAAAATAATCTTTACATCATTGGCGcgatttaaaaattaaataaagttcaaatAATCAACATGGGACACATCAATGTCCTCCCTTACTTATATTCTCTTGTTTCAATCTTGCCTTTTTAGCCTCGTTATCAAGCTCAAATTCAAAAGATGAAAGAATTACACTTTCATGCTTTTACCGTAATgtcactgttattattattgttggttAGTTTGAATGTGACGAACATTTAATGTACAAAGAATCATTTTATTGATACAGGGAAATTTGGCGTTaccaaacgtgttgataaaggtcgaataagcaccatgaacgatttggaaagctgacgttttgagcgttagccccgcatcgctctgacgaagggctaacgctcgaaacgtcagttttccaaatcgttcatggtggtaattcgacctttatcaacacgttcgATAACACcacattttcctgtttcactctcccaccgacgcagcaccacagtttccttagaaactagaaatttgttcaTTGTATTGATACTTATATATATCTACGGATCATGTAAAAAATTTACTGTTACATTCACTATAGCTGataatgatgtttgaaacatcgaaacatgttccttaaaactttaatgtgtggttgtatttttaaaaataatagtaacacttgtgctatcaagaccatttggaaaatttatttatttgagtatataattatttattaattgtCATGTTATTAATTTAGAGATGAACTAGTTTCAAAGTTCAGGGTGGAATGGTTTTAGGAAAAATGAACTTTCCTTCAGTCTTTATCAAGGGACATCTTTCGGTGCATTATGAGATATCTTTAACTTGTTTTTGGTCCTTTATCTTATCTTTTAACGAATTCACTTTTCAAAAGAGGTACTTTACTTGGGTttgaattttaataataatatttgatAATATTTGTTATCAAAGAATCAAAGAAACAGTTCCAGAAAAATAGTTCCAAAAGAATGAAATTCgaatccaaaaaataaatgtgTTTCCAACTGTCGTGCGGGATATACAAATAAAGGCAATTAGCGACTGAAATAGTCTCTCCAATGTCACCTTACCTTCGCTTTCCAGCTCTTTTACGAACAAACCATTTATCATCAAAACCTGCCGGATAAATATCGATTCCTCATCGGACATTAATCTAAGCATACACGGGAAAGCATTGCAATGCATCCCCGTAGCTTTAAACCACCGTGGAGCACTCGTCCTAGATATGCTCCGATAGTAGTTTGAAACAAACAGTTATGGAGGAGGAAAATAAGCGGGAATAAGTTGCTTTCTCTAGAGGttgaaataataatagtttttgGAATAATGGGCTCATGTTTAaacaagaataatgaaaaaGTAGACACGCAATAATTATTCCTCTTTAGTCCCCGATATTTTTCTTTCGTCTCATCCATCTATAATACAATTTTGGCGAATTCCGAGTTCAAACCCTTCCCTCTTTCTCTTACCTGATTTCAATAAATCCTACCGATTACTCTATGTTAAGTTTGTAAGTAATGGTATcaagccatgtaaaaaaatgCCTTTTCTATAGCTgggaaaatattagaaacaaggAACTTTAATTTTATGTCATTCTCAAAATGTCACGGAGGTTTGTATAGctagaaaaaaaatacagttcAATTTCCCAACGTTTTAATTATGGTTGCAGAAGAAAAACATCAATTTCGAGACATTTTGGTCAAGAATTAGAACTCACTCGGTTAATTTCTTGATAAAACCTTTAGGCGTTTTGAGGTAAGACGAAAAAAAAGTGCGCTGATACCGACATTAATTGCAAACCTGTCCAAGTGAAAAGTTACAAGTGCTTTCTTATTAACAATTGTCACACTTAATTCTTGCATTTTAAGAACATATTTAGTTTTGAACATACCTTTTCAAGGAACGAGGACtaaaagcaagaaaaacgtCTGGAGGAGTGTTTCTGTCCGAGCAGCAACGAGCATCTGTCACCACCTGCTTTTGAAGCCACGCGAGAAGGGATCAGGTCGTCAATCTGACGTTTTTGAATATACAGTTCCCGTCTTATTAATTAGCAGAAATTATTACtagtatatatacatatttaggCAAGCCCAAAAGCAGAGCTCTTCAATTATcatatgtttatgtttatgtaaTTCGCTGGCCATGCAACTTCacgtaaaaaatgaaaaaaacgcGGTTTCCAGCTCATGCAACTTCCCACCAAAGTATCGCGACATTTCGCGTATTAGCTTACATGAAAAGTTGAGCGTAAGGACGTACGGCCTTacgatgacgtcataaccaaaatttctcgggGTTTGCATGGTCGCCTTCGACCTTCGTCCCGCAGATCCTCCTTAATGATGATACCGCTATAAACATTTCACTTATTCCACTCAAACTCATTCATTCCAACCGTGATGGTGAATAGTTAACATAATACGAGAAATAAGCAAAACGTCCGCACAGATTGTATGTAAAACCTTTCATTACGGGATTTATTATCCCACTATTGCGTCATTTTCTAGTATTTTTGGCTTCATACTGCTTTTACTGAGAATCGTACGGACTTCATAATAGTTGTAAGGTGCGAGTGaatgacaaaaacaacacagacaaaaccattcaaatgtcctttgtttgcttgaataaacaaaattctcgggctttgcatcgtgttggaaacaatttcttttattgaaaaactcttgttccgtccgtatttgctctgttctaagccgggtcaaaccgggacactataGTATATTAAGGCCTCTTCGTTTTCGGTAAGCGTATTAGCAGGCTGTGGGGTCATGAATCGTACATCTTTGAACGACATACCAGTCCGTGGCACCGGGGAATACGACGATGGATGGGTAAAGTTTGCCCCCCATTTGGTTTCTCGCTTTATACTTATTAATGACTCCTTTGATATTGTACCGAAGTCTGTTGCATATTGAAGGAGGGCATCAAAGGTCTTGCGCTTAAAATGcgaaaaagcatttaaatcctCTGCTATTGTTGTAAGTAAAGTTCTCCAGTCAATGTTATCTCTGAGCTGTGGATTAATAATTTCGATTTTGCtcagaaactagaaatttgttcattgtattgatagttatataaaTCTACGGATCatgtaaaaaaattactgttACATTCACTATAGCTGataatgatgtttgaaacatcgaaacatgtgcCTTAAAACTCAAATGTgtgcttgtatttttaaaaataatagtaaCACTTTTGCGAccaagaccatttggaaaatttatttatttgagtatataattatttattaattgtCATGTTATTAATTTAGAGATGAACTAGTTTCAAAGTTCAGGGTGGAATGCTTTTAGAAAAAATGAACTTTCCATGAGTCTTTATCAAGGGACATATTTCGGTGCATTATGAAATATCTTTAACTTGTTTTTGGTCCTTTATCTTATCTTTTGAATTCATTTTTCAAAAGAGGTACTTTACTTGGGTTTGAATTTTGATATTAGTAATAATATTTGATAATATTTGTTATCAAAGAATCAAAGAAACAGTTCCAGAAATGTAGTTCCAAAAGAA
Above is a window of Montipora foliosa isolate CH-2021 unplaced genomic scaffold, ASM3666993v2 scaffold_425, whole genome shotgun sequence DNA encoding:
- the LOC137988704 gene encoding uncharacterized protein, with product MALKKAIDEQVFTPFKLYTCLLEVASLVNQRPIGRIPNDPDDGSYLCPNDILLGRSSSHVRQGPFRETKNPRLRVEFVQKIVDSFWKRWTRDVFPSLIPRKKWNAEKRNVRVDDFVIVQTPNAIRGNWNIGRIVDVYPGQDGKVRNVRVKTTAGVYDRPVTNIAVLHPAEGYE
- the LOC137988703 gene encoding uncharacterized protein; translation: MAAVKWIVRRAIYCSKIKGCTAEKIDHTSPGASSKIVLAWIRSEARRFKPFVSVRVGEIQTNTDPSQWKHIPGEMNVADDVSRGMPVRNLVERWQHGPKFLRLPENEWPQDSSTNDQPKVEDECRKVHKVCVQTKVEHPINCQKFSSWRKLVRVTAYILRLIWNLRAQRHNKTHPEVNSMKPKEGPLLPKELQEAEHHWIKESQKRLSDRLKKGELKTFSPYKDSDGIVRVGGRVDKALVSYETRHPALLPREHWISLLITRQVHQCGHSVVAATVAKTRRRFWILKAHDLAKSVKFRCVFCREMQAKAESQVMAELPVCRLAPFTPPFYYTSCDYFGPYHVKVGRNKSTKYYGVIFTCLYTRAVHLELAVDSSTMEFILVLRRFFSVRGQPSLIISDNGSQFIGAERLLKELIKGWDIE